In a single window of the Lineus longissimus chromosome 4, tnLinLong1.2, whole genome shotgun sequence genome:
- the LOC135487308 gene encoding uncharacterized protein LOC135487308 yields the protein MTHNEERSHWVKEGTIGLGVGILYGVTNVCVGHPFDTIKTKMQAQAGFERNGMAQTFLKTLKTQGPVGLYRGCIPPLWGSGLFRSAQFAVFEGVYTYLDNNFGKAELPLTAGLQVRVVLGGAIASTCRAIIETPLEYAKIRRQTQQSWKFRALYTGFGVTWCRTMGLMGTYFILLDSSRRHCSELFKRPLLGPFMLSGVAATLAWWIVWPLEYMKSQVQGNYGKNIPVVKRMRFVIKEKGSFLALYRGLWPGTIRSFLANGTSMIVMQWAQRKVSKLGLRD from the exons ATGACTCACAATGAAGAAAGGTCACATTGGGTAAAGGAAGGGACTATTGGGCTTGGAG TGGGAATTCTGTATGGCGTCACTAATGTCTGTGTGGGACATCCGTTCGATACAATCAAAACCAAGATGCAAGCTCAAGCTGGATTTGAGAGGAATGGTATGGCGCAGACctttttgaaaacattaaaAACCCAGGGCCCTGTTGGCCTTTACAG AGGGTGTATTCCACCATTGTGGGGTTCAGGACTCTTTAGATCAGCCCAGTTTGCTGTGTTTGAAGGAGT GTACACTTATCTGGATAACAACTTTGGAAAGGCTGAGCTCCCCCTTACAGCTGGTTTACAAGT CCGTGTGGTTCTTGGAGGAGCAATTGCATCGACATGTAGGGCTATAATTGAAACACCATTAGAATATGCCAAG ATTAGGAGACAGACACAGCAGAGTTGGAAGTTTAGAGCCCTGTATACG GGATTTGGAGTAACATGGTGTCGCACTATGGGTCTCATGGGAACCTATTTCATTCTACTGGACAGTAGTAGAAGACATTGCTCAGAACTATTCAAAAGACCACTCCTTGGTCCGTTTATGTTATCAGGAGTAGCAGCAACTCTGGCTTGGTGGATTGTGTGGCCACTAGAGTATATGAAATCACAAGTTCAAGGAAATTATGGAAA AAACATTCCAGTGGTAAAGAGGATGCGGTTCGTCATCAAAGAAAAGGGAAGTTTCTTGGCGCTGTACCGCGGACTGTGGCCCGGAACGATACGCAGCTTCCTTGCAAATGGGACAAGTATGATTGTGATGCAATGGGCCCAGCGGAAGGTTTCAAAACTGGGTTTACGGGACTAA
- the LOC135487307 gene encoding alpha-ketoglutarate-dependent taurine dioxygenase-like, producing the protein MISHNYYTIKPLKLGVECRGLDLSKDVPDEVIEQLKKDVHTFRLMVFRDQGILSGSRHVEIGRWFGEPESTFYKHPKSPHPDVFRVSNDEAEGCTGVGRTGWHIDGSFQPAPFAYSLYHMVAIPKTGDTVFAPMNEIIEGLPPEKRDHWERLSMMSDRRQNSVHPLIYSHPVTRKRTLCFHIGMIDGFVYDYGKDGERYTSRKETIQILKELHHEFVKDNGAIQYSHKWKPGDFIFSDNLAVAHEASPHSQLPREEAGLRVLHRVTIKGTRAPKKDYDWPPREKEEL; encoded by the exons ATGATATCTCATAATTATTACACCATCAAGCCTTTAAAGTTAGGAGTTGAATGTCGTGGTCTAGATCTTTCAAAAGATGTTCCTGATGAAGTTATTGAGCAGCTGAAGAAAGATGTGCATACTTTCAG GTTGATGGTATTTAGAGACCAAGGAATATTATCTGGGAGTCGGCATGTTGAAATAGGTAGATGGTTTGGTGAGCCAGAGTCAACCTTTTACAAGCACCCCAAGTCTCCACATCCAGATGTATTCCGTGTGTCAAACGATGAGGCCGAGGGCTGCACAGGAGTCGGTCGGACTGGATGGCACATTGATGGCAGCTTCCAGCCAGCCCCTTTTGCCTATTCTTTGTATCATATGGTTGCAATTCCAAAGACCGGAGACACAG tgttTGCACCAATGAACGAGATAATTGAAGGATTACCACCAGAGAAACGTGATCATTGGGAACGTCTCTCGATGATGAGTGATCGGAGACAGAATAGCGTTCACCCTCTTATCTACTCCCATCCAGTAACAAGAAAAAGG ACCCTGTGCTTCCATATTGGCATGATTGATGGCTTTGTTTACGATTATGGCAAGGATGGTGAAAGATACACAAGTCGAAAAGAGACCATACAGATTTTGAAGGAGCTTCACCATGAATTTGTCAAGGATAATGGAGCCATTCAGTATTCACATAAG TGGAAACCCGGTGACTTTATCTTCTCGGATAACCTCGCAGTGGCACACGAAGCCAGTCCGCACTCACAACTACCACGCGAGGAAGCTGGATTGAGGGTACTTCATAGAGTGACAATAAAGGGCACAAGAGCTCCCAAGAAAGACTACGATTGGCCTCCAAGAGAAAAGGAAGAATTGTAG
- the LOC135486849 gene encoding DNA polymerase epsilon subunit 4-like yields MAGNTDIDSTTETTAQNDDNHDQESNKSQKIVKLPLTRIKSIMKMDPDVTLASQDAVILIAKATEIFINDMAKEAYTFTAQGKRKTVQRKDVDNAIVGIDALAFLEGTIDT; encoded by the exons ATGGCGGGAAATACAGACATTGATTCGACAACAGAAACCACTGCTCAAAATGATGATAATCACGACCAAGAAAGTAACAAATCCCAAAAAATAGTGAAGCTACCGCTTACAAGGATCAAATCAATAATGAAAATGGACCCTGATGTTACCCTTGCTAGCCAGGATGCAGTTATTTTGATTGCAAAAGCGACG GAAATTTTTATCAATGACATGGCAAAAGAGGCGTATACATTTACTGCACAAGGTAAAAGGAAAACTGTGCAACGAAAAGATGTTG ATAATGCAATAGTAGGAATCGATGCCTTGGCTTTCCTAGAGG GAACAATTGATACCTGA